A genomic segment from Leptolyngbya boryana PCC 6306 encodes:
- the sat gene encoding sulfate adenylyltransferase: MSHPDGIAPHGGELINRIVTGAQREEFLSKAEFLPRVQLDERAVSDLQLIAIGGFSPLTGFMGKADYDRVVEEMHLANGLPWSIPVTLSVTEEVAAPLQEGSLVRLDDSAGRYIGVLQLSEKYTYDKAREAVKVYRTDEEKHPGVAVVYAQGNVNLAGEVWLLERDPHPLFPSYQIDPAVSRAAFREKGWKTVVGFQTRNPIHRAHEYIIKCALETVDGLFLHPLVGATKEDDISADIRMRCYEIMLEHYFPNDRVILAINPAAMRYAGPREAIFHALVRKNYGCTHFIVGRDHAGVGDYYGTYDAQYIFDEFEPGALGIQPLKFEHAFYCTRTQGMATTKTSPSLPEERIHLSGTKVREMLRRGELPPPEFSRPEVAAELAKAMKV, encoded by the coding sequence ATGAGTCACCCTGACGGCATCGCACCGCACGGCGGAGAATTAATTAACCGCATTGTTACTGGCGCTCAGCGCGAAGAATTCCTCTCAAAAGCTGAATTCCTGCCTCGTGTTCAATTAGACGAACGAGCAGTCTCTGATCTACAACTGATCGCGATCGGTGGATTTAGCCCTTTGACCGGATTTATGGGCAAAGCCGATTACGATCGTGTGGTCGAAGAAATGCACCTGGCCAATGGGTTACCCTGGTCGATTCCGGTCACACTTTCGGTGACTGAAGAAGTTGCTGCACCGCTACAAGAAGGCAGCTTAGTCCGTTTAGATGACTCGGCTGGACGATATATCGGCGTATTACAGTTGAGCGAGAAATACACATACGACAAAGCGCGCGAAGCCGTAAAAGTTTACCGCACCGATGAAGAAAAGCATCCTGGAGTTGCGGTCGTTTACGCTCAAGGCAATGTCAATTTGGCAGGCGAAGTTTGGTTATTAGAGCGTGATCCGCATCCGCTATTCCCGTCTTATCAGATTGATCCAGCCGTGTCGCGGGCTGCATTTCGAGAAAAAGGATGGAAAACAGTGGTTGGATTCCAAACTCGCAATCCGATTCACCGCGCGCATGAATACATCATCAAGTGCGCCTTGGAAACGGTAGATGGATTGTTCTTGCATCCATTGGTCGGTGCAACGAAAGAAGATGACATCTCGGCAGACATTCGGATGCGCTGCTACGAAATCATGTTGGAGCATTACTTCCCCAACGATCGAGTCATTCTCGCCATCAATCCCGCAGCCATGCGCTATGCCGGACCTCGCGAAGCCATTTTCCACGCGCTCGTTCGGAAAAACTATGGCTGTACCCATTTCATTGTGGGACGAGATCATGCAGGAGTCGGCGACTACTACGGCACATACGACGCTCAATATATCTTTGATGAGTTTGAGCCAGGTGCATTAGGCATTCAGCCTCTGAAATTTGAACATGCGTTTTACTGCACTCGGACACAAGGGATGGCGACGACCAAGACCAGCCCGAGTTTGCCAGAAGAACGCATTCACTTGTCAGGGACGAAAGTGAGAGAAATGCTGCGTCGGGGTGAGTTGCCGCCACCTGAATTCTCACGTCCTGAAGTTGCAGCAGAATTGGCGAAGGCGATGAAGGTTTAA
- a CDS encoding GMC oxidoreductase — MNVSDLRALKDNLVIETDLCIVGSGPAGLSIAKEFVGTNVKVVILESGGKSEEPETQALYEIENIGAPRQLNQDVIRSRILGGSSHIWTGRVAPFDELDFKERSWVPYSGWSISRRSLDPYLVRGGENLGIGPHCYDERLWEKFRVNRPASLNTSKVQPVFWQFSKHVTNRHEPMRFGQDFMPEGAPNIQLILHANVTHLNTNQAGTKLESVEVSTLEGKKACVKARAIVLACGGVENARLMLASNRIVPHGVGNQNDLVGRFLMDHPGCVLGSFDPDSAQEVRNRFGHYWLDDAKGRHVYLHGIALSHKLQEKEQLLNCAAYLETVASEDDAWNTLKDLKTRLKEGKISLKSYQTALNVLTRSPEIGHGLYRRYLKHRPTINKAEKVELFCHVEQRPDPDSRVMLSDKVDRLGMPISKLNWKISEQERQSVRRLAHLICDEFDRLGLPKPTLSAWLDQKEGWESNFSDRAHPTGTTRMSDDPTQGVVDSNCQVHGVEGLFIAGSSVFPTAGYANPTLMIVGMSLRLADWLKFNYLPRAQRAIKLEQSVV; from the coding sequence GTGAACGTCAGTGACCTCAGAGCTTTGAAAGATAATCTGGTTATCGAAACTGATCTATGTATTGTGGGAAGTGGTCCAGCAGGACTCTCAATCGCGAAAGAGTTTGTAGGAACGAATGTTAAAGTTGTGATTTTAGAAAGCGGGGGCAAGTCAGAAGAACCTGAAACGCAAGCGCTGTATGAAATTGAAAATATTGGTGCGCCGCGCCAACTCAATCAAGATGTAATCCGCTCTCGAATTTTGGGCGGATCGTCTCATATTTGGACAGGTCGGGTGGCACCGTTTGATGAATTAGATTTTAAGGAACGATCGTGGGTTCCTTACTCAGGTTGGTCAATCTCTCGTCGTAGCCTCGATCCTTATTTAGTCCGAGGCGGCGAGAATCTGGGGATTGGTCCTCACTGTTATGATGAGCGGCTTTGGGAAAAATTTAGAGTCAATCGCCCTGCTTCGCTGAATACATCAAAGGTGCAGCCTGTGTTCTGGCAGTTTAGCAAACACGTGACAAACCGCCATGAACCAATGCGATTTGGACAAGACTTTATGCCGGAGGGCGCGCCTAATATCCAGTTGATTCTGCACGCGAATGTCACGCATCTCAATACGAATCAAGCTGGAACGAAACTGGAATCGGTTGAAGTTTCGACACTAGAAGGGAAAAAAGCCTGTGTGAAAGCTCGAGCGATCGTGCTTGCCTGTGGTGGAGTCGAAAATGCCCGGCTCATGTTGGCATCGAATCGGATTGTGCCGCATGGCGTTGGTAATCAAAACGATCTCGTTGGGCGCTTCTTAATGGATCATCCAGGCTGTGTGTTGGGCAGTTTTGACCCAGACTCGGCACAAGAGGTGCGCAATCGCTTTGGGCATTACTGGCTAGATGATGCGAAAGGGCGGCATGTGTATCTGCATGGCATTGCTTTAAGCCACAAATTGCAGGAGAAAGAGCAACTACTCAACTGTGCAGCTTATCTCGAAACGGTAGCCTCTGAAGACGATGCTTGGAACACGTTAAAAGACTTGAAGACCCGCTTAAAAGAAGGGAAAATTTCGCTCAAGTCTTACCAAACGGCTTTGAACGTCCTGACTCGTTCTCCTGAGATTGGACATGGGCTGTATCGCCGCTATTTAAAGCATCGTCCCACGATTAACAAGGCAGAAAAAGTGGAATTGTTCTGTCATGTTGAGCAGCGTCCTGATCCCGATAGCCGCGTGATGTTGTCGGATAAAGTCGATCGCTTAGGCATGCCGATTTCCAAACTGAACTGGAAAATTAGCGAACAAGAACGGCAATCTGTTCGACGCTTAGCGCATTTAATTTGTGATGAATTCGATCGCTTAGGTCTACCGAAGCCAACGCTATCAGCGTGGTTGGATCAAAAAGAAGGGTGGGAGTCGAACTTTAGCGATCGCGCTCATCCGACGGGCACAACGCGCATGTCAGATGATCCCACTCAAGGCGTGGTCGATTCTAATTGCCAAGTTCATGGCGTAGAAGGACTGTTCATTGCAGGTAGCTCTGTTTTCCCAACGGCGGGCTATGCTAATCCGACGCTGATGATTGTTGGTATGTCGCTGCGGTTAGCCGATTGGTTGAAGTTTAACTACTTACCAAGAGCACAGAGAGCGATCAAGCTAGAACAGAGCGTAGTGTAG